One Candidatus Campbellbacteria bacterium genomic region harbors:
- a CDS encoding ABC-F family ATP-binding cassette domain-containing protein: protein MSRDEIILRFEELSFAYEPTKPILDEVSFSVRRNSKLTIMGQNGGGKSTIFKLITGVVAPEDGEVSKVNGLTIAIARQVIPRDELDLTVREFFAKAFEDSVQAGLRKDIGKIHNIDPKIDDVLEVVNLKGHEKMHERIIRSFSGGQQARLLLASALIQDPDLLLLDEPTNNLDKAGIAHLTDFLKQYKKTLMVISHDSEFLNAFTDAVLYLDIYTKKVQQYVGNYFDVVEQIAAQVERENRKNAQLAKKIQDNKDKANFFAHKGGKMRLVARRMREEAEELEESKVDTRKDDKTIRSFTIPFQKGLVGDILTITKFKTMSPKTHKFVERKANVTVRKNWHLLLRGPNGIGKSTLLEAIAKGTAEGSKILEGTTVGYYRQDFSTLNFEDTVYDSLSSVMKEHLEETLRATAAGFLITADLIQSKIGSLSEGQKGLVAFARLVLQKPGLLILDEPTNHINFRHIPVIAEALNKYEGAMVLVSHVPEFVEKIRIDDILDLEK from the coding sequence ATGTCACGAGATGAAATTATTCTTCGTTTTGAAGAACTCAGTTTTGCATACGAGCCCACAAAGCCTATTTTGGATGAGGTTTCTTTCTCCGTACGCCGAAATTCAAAACTAACCATCATGGGACAAAATGGAGGCGGTAAAAGTACCATTTTTAAACTCATTACTGGGGTTGTAGCACCAGAAGACGGTGAGGTGTCCAAGGTTAACGGACTTACTATTGCAATTGCTCGACAAGTCATTCCACGTGACGAACTTGATTTGACGGTTCGTGAGTTTTTTGCAAAAGCATTTGAAGACTCTGTACAAGCTGGTTTGCGAAAAGATATTGGTAAGATCCACAATATTGATCCTAAAATTGACGACGTGCTTGAGGTGGTAAATTTGAAAGGGCATGAAAAAATGCACGAACGCATTATCCGTTCATTTTCTGGAGGTCAACAAGCACGACTTCTTCTTGCGTCTGCACTTATCCAAGACCCAGACCTGCTTCTACTCGATGAACCAACAAATAACCTAGATAAAGCTGGTATTGCGCATCTCACCGACTTTTTGAAGCAGTACAAAAAAACGTTGATGGTTATTTCGCACGACTCTGAATTTTTAAACGCATTTACTGATGCGGTGCTATACCTTGATATTTATACAAAGAAAGTCCAACAGTATGTTGGAAACTATTTTGATGTGGTTGAGCAAATTGCGGCTCAAGTAGAACGAGAGAATCGAAAGAATGCACAGCTAGCAAAAAAAATTCAAGATAACAAAGACAAGGCAAACTTTTTTGCGCATAAAGGAGGAAAGATGCGCTTAGTTGCACGACGTATGCGTGAAGAAGCTGAAGAGCTTGAAGAAAGTAAGGTGGATACACGAAAAGATGATAAAACTATCCGTTCATTCACTATTCCATTTCAAAAAGGACTTGTGGGAGATATCCTCACGATTACCAAGTTTAAGACGATGAGTCCAAAGACGCATAAGTTTGTAGAACGAAAGGCAAATGTTACCGTGCGTAAAAACTGGCACCTTTTATTGAGGGGGCCAAATGGTATTGGTAAAAGCACGCTTCTTGAGGCAATTGCAAAAGGCACAGCTGAAGGGTCAAAAATACTCGAGGGTACGACGGTTGGATATTATCGACAGGATTTTTCAACACTTAACTTTGAAGATACCGTCTATGACTCACTTTCGTCTGTTATGAAAGAACACCTTGAGGAAACTCTTCGTGCAACTGCTGCAGGATTTCTTATTACTGCAGATCTTATTCAAAGTAAAATTGGAAGCCTATCGGAAGGGCAGAAGGGTCTTGTTGCATTTGCTCGACTTGTTCTCCAAAAACCAGGACTCCTTATTCTTGATGAGCCAACAAACCACATTAACTTCCGTCATATTCCTGTTATTGCCGAGGCCCTTAATAAGTATGAGGGTGCGATGGTGTTAGTATCACACGTACCTGAGTTCGTGGAGAAAATTCGTATTGACGATATTCTCGATTTGGAGAAATAA
- a CDS encoding MliC family protein: MNKTVLSSIGILIAICGGWYLVNHFANQQQTNTKPLSALFSCAGGNTIAGVFYDGEVVPGATADEPPTPSGHIDLTLSDGRTMTLQQTISADGVRFVNADESFVFWNKGNGALVLEQDEEKTYTGCVVVAPVSEDSLLSRVYSSNDGMFSVRLPGGDSGYTVDEHYQYQVSPEKIIKGTKFTIPTSHTTGTNLSKDTYISVETIPTAETCTADLFFDGVHNALEEVRSGVTYSVATSSNAGAGNRYDEAVYALSGTNPCVAVRYFVHYTAVQNYDPGTVAEFNGGALIGEFDSIRDTLVVNQ, translated from the coding sequence ATGAATAAAACTGTTCTATCAAGTATTGGTATTCTTATTGCGATATGTGGTGGGTGGTACCTCGTAAATCATTTTGCGAATCAACAACAGACAAACACTAAACCTCTGTCTGCACTCTTTTCGTGTGCGGGTGGTAACACTATCGCAGGAGTTTTTTATGATGGTGAGGTGGTCCCAGGAGCAACGGCCGATGAACCGCCAACACCAAGTGGACATATCGACCTTACGTTGAGCGATGGGCGTACGATGACTCTCCAACAAACTATTTCAGCTGATGGTGTTCGTTTTGTAAATGCGGATGAATCGTTTGTATTTTGGAATAAAGGAAATGGTGCGTTAGTGCTCGAGCAGGATGAAGAAAAAACATACACAGGATGTGTGGTGGTTGCGCCAGTGTCAGAGGATTCGTTATTGAGTAGGGTGTACTCAAGTAACGACGGCATGTTTTCGGTGCGTCTTCCTGGTGGTGATAGTGGATACACTGTGGATGAACACTATCAGTATCAAGTAAGCCCAGAAAAAATAATTAAGGGAACGAAGTTTACTATTCCTACCTCACACACAACGGGAACCAATCTTTCCAAAGATACATACATAAGCGTTGAAACTATTCCAACCGCGGAAACGTGCACCGCCGACCTTTTTTTTGATGGTGTACATAATGCGCTAGAAGAAGTGCGCAGTGGGGTAACATATTCAGTTGCGACCTCATCAAATGCTGGGGCGGGAAACAGATATGATGAAGCAGTATACGCACTTTCCGGAACGAATCCATGTGTGGCGGTGCGATACTTTGTTCACTACACGGCAGTTCAAAATTATGACCCAGGAACAGTTGCCGAGTTTAATGGGGGTGCGCTTATTGGTGAATTTGACTCTATTCGTGACACGTTGGTTGTAAATCAATAG
- a CDS encoding succinylglutamate desuccinylase/aspartoacylase family protein has translation MRSFSTKQIVTAVLIALVFIGVLTFVVVRIKTPANVPVPQEKPQDLGYAHTVIGKSVQGRTIDAYTYGTGTTHLLFVGGIHGGYEWNSILLAYQFMDYLKTNPLIIPKNLTITVIPSANPDGVFKVIGKEGRFAAADVPTGGKEVRAPGRFNAHGVDLNRNFDCKWKSESTWQSKIVSAGTSAFSEPETSALRDFVLKEKPDVVVFWHSQSNAVYASECEKGILPKTLEVMNAYAKAAGYPAVSSFDAYPITGDAEGWLASINIPAVTVELKTHETIEWEQNLAGIKALFTLYSK, from the coding sequence ATGCGATCTTTCTCTACGAAACAAATCGTCACGGCTGTTCTTATTGCCTTGGTATTTATAGGCGTACTTACTTTTGTGGTTGTGCGCATAAAGACTCCTGCGAATGTTCCGGTGCCTCAAGAAAAACCACAAGACCTTGGATATGCACATACAGTGATTGGAAAGTCTGTACAGGGTCGCACTATTGATGCGTACACGTACGGGACAGGAACAACACATCTTTTGTTTGTTGGTGGGATTCATGGTGGATACGAATGGAACAGCATTCTCTTGGCCTATCAGTTCATGGATTATTTGAAAACTAATCCATTGATTATTCCAAAAAATCTTACTATCACCGTTATACCTTCAGCTAATCCAGATGGTGTGTTTAAAGTGATTGGTAAAGAAGGTCGTTTTGCTGCAGCAGATGTTCCGACGGGTGGTAAAGAAGTGCGGGCACCAGGTCGTTTCAATGCACACGGTGTAGATCTCAATCGTAACTTTGATTGTAAATGGAAGAGCGAAAGTACGTGGCAATCAAAAATAGTTTCTGCTGGAACGTCGGCATTTTCGGAGCCTGAAACGTCGGCACTTCGTGATTTTGTTTTGAAAGAAAAACCGGACGTTGTTGTGTTTTGGCACAGTCAATCAAATGCGGTGTATGCGTCCGAGTGTGAGAAGGGGATTCTTCCAAAAACTCTTGAAGTTATGAATGCATATGCAAAAGCGGCTGGGTATCCAGCAGTGTCATCATTTGATGCGTATCCAATTACTGGTGATGCTGAAGGGTGGCTTGCGTCTATTAATATTCCTGCGGTTACCGTCGAACTCAAAACACACGAAACAATTGAGTGGGAACAAAACCTTGCTGGAATTAAGGCGTTGTTTACGCTGTATTCAAAATAA
- a CDS encoding methyltransferase domain-containing protein: protein MNWRERFSFLKKALGSSKEVGAITMSSHYVVEDVLAMLPKNFSTVVEYGAGDGVMTRALLEKLPVSGKMLAIESNESFVLELGRINDSRLTIMQNLVQHMTSEDMALYSSADVVVSSIPFSFLSPAERTKVVSEVFNLLAPGGLCIIFHQYSWLMKKPLQDIFGTVSMKFEPRNFPPCFILCAKKL, encoded by the coding sequence ATGAATTGGCGTGAACGATTTTCATTTCTAAAAAAAGCACTTGGAAGTTCAAAGGAAGTCGGTGCCATAACAATGAGTTCACACTATGTTGTGGAAGATGTTCTTGCTATGTTGCCTAAAAATTTCTCCACTGTTGTTGAGTATGGGGCTGGAGATGGTGTTATGACCCGCGCCCTGTTAGAGAAACTTCCTGTTTCAGGGAAAATGTTAGCGATTGAATCAAATGAGTCTTTTGTTCTTGAGCTCGGACGTATTAACGATTCGCGGTTAACCATTATGCAGAACCTTGTACAGCATATGACGTCAGAGGATATGGCGCTGTATAGTTCTGCTGACGTGGTTGTTTCAAGCATCCCTTTTTCATTTTTGAGTCCAGCGGAGCGGACCAAGGTAGTGAGTGAGGTATTCAATCTCTTGGCTCCTGGTGGCTTGTGTATCATCTTTCATCAATATAGTTGGCTTATGAAAAAGCCGCTGCAAGATATTTTTGGTACCGTGTCTATGAAATTTGAGCCGCGCAATTTTCCTCCCTGTTTTATTCTTTGTGCAAAGAAGCTGTAG
- a CDS encoding TVP38/TMEM64 family protein encodes MISFRSKMLFLFLWILVVCGGLFVYVYYPTLFQRALTHVMGVSVYFGYALLLLIGALRGFTLVPSTYLIVVGLFFFAPVPLFFVILAGIIISSISVYYFSEYLHVDTFFEKKHHARVVQIRTLLEKNELPIIILWSFAPILPTDIICYVCGTLRVDIRKFVLGITIGEGTIVALYIFFGQYLLKYSHTLLSLFV; translated from the coding sequence ATGATTTCATTTCGTTCAAAAATGTTGTTTCTTTTTTTGTGGATTCTTGTCGTGTGCGGGGGATTGTTTGTCTACGTGTATTACCCAACACTGTTCCAACGAGCACTGACACACGTGATGGGAGTGTCGGTGTATTTTGGATATGCGCTCCTGCTTCTCATTGGAGCGTTGCGCGGATTCACTCTTGTCCCTTCGACGTACTTAATTGTGGTTGGTTTGTTTTTCTTTGCACCAGTCCCACTATTTTTTGTTATTCTTGCAGGAATTATTATCTCTTCGATAAGTGTGTACTATTTCTCAGAATACTTGCACGTAGATACCTTTTTTGAGAAAAAACATCACGCGAGAGTGGTTCAAATACGGACCCTGCTCGAAAAAAATGAACTTCCCATCATCATCCTTTGGAGTTTTGCTCCGATTTTGCCGACAGATATTATTTGTTACGTGTGTGGTACGCTCCGGGTTGATATCAGAAAATTTGTTCTCGGCATTACGATTGGAGAAGGAACAATTGTTGCGCTGTATATCTTTTTTGGTCAATATCTTTTAAAGTATAGTCATACTCTTCTCTCTTTATTTGTATGA
- a CDS encoding AAA family ATPase encodes MAKIIMGIGIPGSGKTTALKPFAEKNSYIYISPDEIRAELTGNASDQSKNKEVWEEAHRRVVDSLEKGETVVFDATFAKDFERKSFIQFAREHGAEKVQGIFAAIPFEVANERNKERDKMVPEYAIERMHKMLKQNPPVIEDGFDGVFYINEFQELERVEIKAEEEVVVREFKPKFR; translated from the coding sequence ATGGCGAAAATAATTATGGGTATAGGTATTCCAGGTTCAGGAAAGACTACAGCTCTTAAGCCTTTTGCAGAAAAGAATTCTTATATATACATCTCTCCAGATGAGATTCGCGCTGAACTTACAGGAAATGCTTCTGACCAATCAAAAAATAAAGAAGTATGGGAAGAGGCGCATCGTAGGGTCGTCGACTCACTAGAGAAAGGGGAAACGGTTGTTTTTGATGCAACCTTTGCAAAAGATTTTGAGCGAAAAAGTTTTATTCAATTTGCTCGTGAACATGGTGCAGAAAAAGTACAAGGTATATTCGCAGCTATTCCATTTGAAGTAGCGAATGAGCGGAACAAAGAAAGGGATAAAATGGTGCCAGAATATGCGATAGAAAGGATGCATAAAATGTTAAAACAAAATCCTCCGGTTATAGAAGATGGTTTTGATGGTGTATTTTATATTAATGAGTTTCAGGAGTTGGAACGAGTTGAGATAAAAGCGGAAGAAGAGGTTGTGGTTCGTGAATTTAAACCAAAATTTCGTTAA
- a CDS encoding histidine phosphatase family protein, which produces MILFFSSTLKRALETAEILKKHIDAPIIIDDRLIERDFGLLTGKNWNEIEKEFSETAHNDDRAQKYDYTRFGGESAEDVKRRLLAFLDFIKKEYGSKKILIVAHGGIMKMLQRVYTQEIIFTPENGTLQTFDI; this is translated from the coding sequence TTGATATTATTTTTTTCCTCCACTCTCAAAAGGGCCTTGGAGACTGCAGAGATTCTAAAGAAACACATCGATGCCCCCATAATAATTGATGACAGATTAATAGAACGAGATTTTGGCTTGTTGACCGGGAAAAATTGGAATGAAATAGAAAAAGAGTTTTCAGAGACCGCTCATAACGATGACCGCGCGCAAAAATACGACTATACTCGGTTTGGTGGTGAGAGTGCTGAAGATGTCAAACGTCGTCTTTTAGCATTTCTTGATTTTATAAAGAAAGAGTATGGCTCGAAGAAAATTCTGATTGTTGCGCATGGTGGTATTATGAAAATGCTTCAACGTGTATATACACAAGAAATCATTTTTACTCCAGAAAACGGAACATTACAGACCTTTGATATATAA
- a CDS encoding histidine phosphatase family protein — translation MKIFVVRHGQTESNQRGFVMGNRIDEPLNNEGIHQAEKIATELGKEKFDIIFFLHSQKGLGDCRDSKETHRCPHNN, via the coding sequence ATGAAAATATTTGTAGTTAGACACGGGCAGACCGAATCAAACCAGAGAGGTTTTGTTATGGGTAATAGAATTGATGAACCTTTAAACAATGAAGGTATCCATCAAGCAGAAAAAATTGCTACAGAACTGGGTAAGGAGAAGTTTGATATTATTTTTTTCCTCCACTCTCAAAAGGGCCTTGGAGACTGCAGAGATTCTAAAGAAACACATCGATGCCCCCATAATAATTGA
- a CDS encoding HAD family phosphatase produces the protein MFKKENIKAVLFDMDGTLTNTEPLGIEVMKTCLGEIGVQISEEEWVLFDKVWRRDGTEMTTEEFIHQILGSYASNTNEEEFTKSFYDSYEGAIIRASLLPGAKELLGKLKGKYLTALVTASNQSQTQKVLKEHDWQDAFTAVVTQDEYKTKKPDPASFLMAANRLGVSPESCVVIEDSKNGSRAGKNAGMYVIGVRAGNEHPQDLSAADMIVETLIELHEKF, from the coding sequence ATGTTCAAAAAGGAAAACATCAAGGCCGTATTGTTCGATATGGACGGTACGCTCACAAATACTGAACCACTGGGAATAGAAGTAATGAAGACTTGTCTTGGAGAGATTGGGGTTCAGATAAGCGAAGAAGAATGGGTGCTTTTTGATAAAGTTTGGCGTCGTGATGGAACTGAGATGACAACGGAGGAATTCATCCACCAGATTCTAGGATCATATGCGTCCAATACAAACGAAGAGGAATTTACCAAAAGTTTTTATGACAGCTACGAAGGAGCGATAATCCGAGCTTCTCTTTTACCCGGAGCAAAGGAGCTTTTAGGAAAGCTTAAGGGGAAGTATTTGACTGCTCTTGTTACCGCAAGTAATCAATCGCAAACCCAAAAGGTTTTGAAGGAGCATGATTGGCAAGACGCTTTTACGGCAGTTGTTACTCAGGATGAATACAAAACAAAAAAGCCCGACCCAGCTTCATTTCTTATGGCGGCAAATCGACTTGGAGTATCTCCTGAATCCTGTGTTGTTATTGAAGATTCAAAGAATGGAAGTAGAGCCGGAAAAAATGCCGGTATGTACGTTATCGGTGTGCGCGCAGGCAACGAACATCCGCAAGACTTGTCTGCTGCCGATATGATTGTGGAGACGCTTATCGAGCTTCACGAAAAATTTTAG
- a CDS encoding class I SAM-dependent methyltransferase, whose product MSSELSKINLERDKRVLGDAWGKTYNSYFSDENNIQSFVSSVIPYLPNHALDILYVASAGGILGEALLKELGQGCLTLVDISQKHLDSNKNPETKKICADLLEMDLGKKFDLILMRSSLDYFPTKTLQVEVLKKIKKHLKPDGLFINQPAYIGDLADCERISTAYNTVDKIGDRLFQSSDIAELYREAGFEEPKKIGEGGVLHISEKEHIERYGVSREDIKKIQGCLKKCNLYCGVTESGYVMNFDFPIFLSK is encoded by the coding sequence ATGTCTTCTGAATTGAGTAAAATTAACTTAGAAAGAGACAAGAGGGTTTTGGGAGATGCTTGGGGAAAAACATACAACAGCTATTTTTCTGATGAGAATAATATACAAAGTTTTGTTTCTTCGGTAATACCATATCTACCAAACCATGCGTTAGATATTTTGTATGTTGCTTCGGCCGGTGGAATACTCGGGGAAGCTTTATTAAAGGAATTAGGACAGGGGTGTTTGACGTTGGTGGACATCTCTCAAAAGCATCTCGATTCCAATAAGAACCCAGAGACAAAAAAGATTTGTGCTGATTTGTTAGAAATGGATTTGGGAAAGAAGTTCGATCTTATTCTTATGAGGAGCTCACTTGATTATTTTCCAACTAAAACACTACAAGTTGAGGTATTGAAGAAAATTAAAAAACACTTGAAACCAGATGGACTTTTTATCAATCAGCCTGCATATATTGGTGATCTCGCTGATTGTGAACGAATAAGCACCGCATATAATACCGTGGATAAAATTGGCGACAGATTATTTCAGTCCTCTGATATTGCGGAGTTGTATAGAGAGGCTGGATTTGAGGAACCAAAAAAGATCGGTGAAGGCGGAGTATTGCATATCTCCGAAAAGGAGCACATTGAGAGGTACGGTGTTTCTCGGGAAGATATCAAAAAAATTCAAGGATGTTTAAAAAAATGTAATTTGTATTGTGGTGTCACAGAATCTGGTTATGTTATGAACTTTGATTTTCCTATTTTCTTGTCAAAATAA
- a CDS encoding nucleotidyltransferase domain-containing protein: MQTEFTQKMKGLCDKVTNDIVEIFKDEAIEAHIFGSIARGANDALSDVDIWVTFEDSDIQKILENRFTNYAKVGQIVLWHEMQNNFPLDGVQSAVIYKIDGELIRVDYYLCPFSSSRVLPDAKILLEKKHVSVGDIIPETKRNPRDLSDRITFFICMCFNGIKKVVRGDESFIPFLTNEFQKSEKDIPALTSAPKESNFQTIRKSMEILETVSNTEQKKAIFEIRSFLDRVESQLLVG; the protein is encoded by the coding sequence ATGCAAACTGAATTCACTCAAAAAATGAAAGGACTTTGTGATAAGGTCACAAACGATATTGTTGAAATATTCAAAGATGAAGCAATAGAGGCACACATCTTTGGCTCGATAGCTCGTGGGGCGAATGATGCCTTGAGTGATGTTGATATCTGGGTTACGTTTGAAGATTCTGATATTCAGAAGATATTAGAAAATAGGTTTACCAATTACGCTAAAGTTGGACAAATCGTTTTGTGGCACGAAATGCAAAACAACTTTCCTCTCGATGGGGTTCAGTCAGCCGTTATTTACAAGATTGATGGTGAGTTGATTCGAGTAGATTACTATCTCTGTCCGTTCTCAAGTTCTCGGGTACTTCCTGACGCAAAGATTCTTCTTGAAAAAAAGCATGTGTCAGTAGGTGACATAATTCCTGAAACAAAAAGAAATCCTCGCGATCTTTCTGATCGAATCACATTCTTTATTTGTATGTGCTTTAACGGTATCAAAAAGGTGGTGCGTGGAGATGAGTCTTTCATTCCTTTTCTTACAAATGAGTTTCAGAAGTCCGAGAAAGATATTCCGGCCCTCACTTCTGCCCCTAAAGAGTCAAATTTCCAGACAATACGAAAGTCTATGGAGATTTTGGAAACAGTTTCAAACACTGAACAAAAGAAGGCTATCTTTGAAATCAGAAGTTTCTTGGATAGGGTTGAATCTCAGTTGTTAGTTGGTTAA
- a CDS encoding methyltransferase domain-containing protein, translated as MVDFYKDWYNNLIAHSNEKDLLVQKISDLLKGKTHESCLEIGLGTSAYFASHLGSYFEDYQIVEKEEFNDPLPSNVHIVHGDFETTEFDKQFDVILASHVVYYFRDLPGAVEKIASLLKKGGRAYFVVNGRESDYGPIKDAFAEFINKPYTFTYDILKNSLSSYSVREYTTQASLSFSSYEDLYETLRLSFDLYPKEYEENRNNVIGWLKESVKGDKFFIDQKIIEVAKL; from the coding sequence ATGGTTGATTTCTATAAAGACTGGTACAACAATCTTATCGCGCATAGCAATGAGAAGGATCTTCTTGTTCAGAAAATCTCTGATTTGCTGAAAGGCAAGACTCACGAGAGTTGCTTAGAAATAGGACTCGGAACTTCGGCATATTTTGCCTCGCATCTCGGAAGCTATTTTGAGGACTATCAAATAGTTGAAAAGGAGGAATTCAATGACCCACTTCCCTCGAATGTGCATATAGTTCATGGAGACTTTGAGACTACTGAGTTCGATAAGCAGTTTGATGTAATACTCGCTTCTCATGTCGTTTATTACTTCAGGGACTTGCCAGGTGCTGTAGAGAAGATAGCTTCTCTTTTGAAGAAGGGTGGTCGTGCTTATTTTGTCGTAAACGGGAGAGAATCAGACTACGGTCCAATTAAGGATGCATTCGCGGAATTCATCAATAAGCCGTACACCTTTACTTACGACATTTTGAAGAATTCTCTAAGCTCGTATTCGGTCCGAGAATATACAACGCAAGCCAGTCTTTCATTTAGTTCGTACGAGGATTTATATGAGACCCTCCGACTTTCGTTCGACTTATATCCAAAGGAATACGAAGAAAATAGAAATAACGTCATCGGGTGGCTGAAAGAGAGTGTTAAGGGTGACAAGTTCTTTATAGACCAGAAAATAATTGAAGTCGCCAAGCTTTAG
- a CDS encoding rubredoxin: protein MAQYICLECGWTYDEAVGVPERGIPPGTKWETLPDDFKCMECDVRKRDTHMWQRID, encoded by the coding sequence ATGGCACAGTATATTTGTTTAGAATGCGGATGGACGTACGACGAAGCTGTCGGAGTCCCCGAGCGCGGTATTCCACCAGGAACAAAGTGGGAAACGCTCCCTGATGATTTTAAGTGTATGGAGTGTGATGTTCGAAAACGAGACACACACATGTGGCAAAGAATTGACTAA
- a CDS encoding HAMP domain-containing histidine kinase: MKNIFRQSGVLDTHSTHNTFFKASVKLTAYYSAGVFLVLTLFSVFVYVLFIQNLSFDTDDGGYVVVTERHRPANDEEINKTVGARERLLSVLLMTDFVALLIIVIVSYLLSRATLRPIEESYMRQKRFVSDAAHELRTPLSVMKAGAEVLLDRKSTHEEYESFIVEALHEINYMSTMANNLLFLARRDTAQRTRPTETIDISTACEQHVSFMKSYATSRNVALTGACEASLQVRGRGVDVERLIMNLIKNAVDYNVSGGTVTVSLAKQGEKVVLEVLDTGIGIAPADIPHIFERFYKADTSRDATYTEGSGLGLSMVKEIVDEMDGTITVTSNVGKGTRVHVEIPMVV, encoded by the coding sequence ATGAAAAATATATTTCGACAGTCCGGGGTGTTGGATACACATTCAACGCATAACACGTTTTTTAAGGCAAGCGTGAAGCTCACGGCGTACTATTCTGCAGGTGTTTTTCTCGTACTCACACTTTTTTCTGTATTTGTGTACGTACTCTTTATTCAAAATCTTTCGTTTGATACGGACGACGGTGGCTATGTTGTTGTCACAGAACGACACCGACCCGCAAATGATGAAGAAATAAATAAAACGGTAGGCGCACGGGAGCGATTGTTGTCGGTTCTTCTTATGACGGATTTTGTTGCGTTGCTGATTATTGTCATTGTGTCGTATTTGCTATCACGCGCAACACTCCGACCAATCGAAGAGTCCTACATGCGTCAAAAACGTTTTGTGTCTGATGCGGCACATGAATTACGAACACCATTGTCTGTTATGAAGGCCGGAGCGGAAGTGCTCCTCGATAGAAAATCAACTCATGAGGAGTATGAATCTTTTATTGTCGAAGCACTCCATGAAATTAACTACATGTCGACGATGGCAAATAATCTTTTGTTTCTAGCTCGTCGAGACACGGCACAGCGCACGCGCCCTACAGAGACAATTGATATAAGCACCGCATGTGAACAGCATGTTTCTTTTATGAAATCCTATGCGACGAGTCGCAACGTTGCGCTTACTGGCGCGTGTGAAGCAAGTTTGCAGGTGCGTGGGCGTGGTGTGGATGTTGAACGCCTCATCATGAATCTTATAAAAAACGCTGTTGATTATAACGTCTCCGGCGGTACTGTGACTGTATCGCTCGCCAAGCAGGGTGAGAAGGTGGTACTCGAGGTTCTTGATACGGGTATAGGAATTGCCCCTGCAGATATACCTCATATTTTTGAACGATTTTATAAGGCAGATACTTCTCGAGATGCAACGTACACCGAAGGGTCTGGTTTAGGACTTTCGATGGTTAAAGAGATTGTAGATGAGATGGATGGTACTATTACAGTTACCAGTAACGTTGGAAAGGGGACACGAGTGCACGTTGAGATACCAATGGTGGTGTAA
- a CDS encoding response regulator transcription factor encodes MRVLLIEDNVKLAQHIRTMLERESYSVDCEHDGEAGERAVRATPYDLIVLDIMLPKKNGIAVCADLRKDGIYTPILMMTARGEVDDRVEGLDSGADDYVVKPFDMKELLARVRALLRRPKESVGEIFSAQDVALSTSTRAVTQKGKKIALTIKEYAVLEYLLRNKGRTVTRDELLHHCWDFSYDPFSNITDAYIKQLRKKLHDTNEKYISTVRGVGYTFNA; translated from the coding sequence ATGCGTGTATTGCTTATTGAAGATAATGTAAAACTTGCTCAACATATTCGCACGATGCTTGAGAGGGAGAGTTATTCTGTTGATTGTGAACATGACGGGGAAGCGGGCGAGCGTGCGGTGCGCGCGACGCCGTACGATCTCATCGTGCTCGATATCATGCTCCCTAAAAAGAACGGAATAGCAGTGTGCGCAGATCTCCGAAAAGATGGTATATACACACCTATTCTCATGATGACGGCCCGAGGAGAGGTGGATGACCGTGTGGAAGGTCTTGATAGTGGCGCCGATGATTATGTAGTGAAGCCGTTTGATATGAAGGAGCTCCTTGCACGCGTTCGAGCGCTTCTCCGAAGACCTAAGGAGAGTGTTGGTGAAATATTTTCTGCACAAGATGTGGCTCTGAGTACGTCGACACGAGCTGTCACACAAAAGGGAAAGAAGATTGCGCTGACAATAAAAGAGTACGCGGTATTGGAATATTTACTTCGAAACAAAGGTCGTACGGTTACGCGAGATGAATTATTGCACCACTGCTGGGATTTTTCATATGACCCTTTCAGTAACATTACAGATGCATACATCAAACAATTAAGAAAAAAATTACACGACACTAATGAAAAATATATTTCGACAGTCCGGGGTGTTGGATACACATTCAACGCATAA